GTTCTGGATATTGCAGAAAAGTTCTACAAGGATATGAAAGAATGCAATTACTCTCTTGATGAAGCAAAAGCATTTTTAACAAGTTCTCCTAGAGATAACCTGGTGAATTACATGCAATACCTTAAGTCTATATGAAAGTCTTACGCATTCTCTGAGAGTATTTCCGTTATAAGATCCTTCAACGTTTTCCCTTCCTTTAATGCCCTCATTTTAAGAGAAAACCACACATCATAAGGAAGCTCTATCAGAAGTTTCTTAACCTGTGGTTTTTCTTCCCCTTCTTTTATCTTTGCAGAAGCTATAAATTCCTCGGGTTTTTTTGAAGGTTTCTTCGGTATAGCCATTATGTAACCTCCTTTATTTAAATTACTAAGTTAAGCAATATTAATTATATTACTAATTTCATTTATTAAGCTTTCAAGCTCCTCTATTGCTTTTTTATCGTTCATTTCAAGCACTCCCTTTCCTTCTTTTACAGAGTTTCTGTAAACTACTCTTGAGTGCAATCTTGAATTTAATACTCCTACGGAGTACTGCTGTGCTAATTCTCTCAGGGTTTCCTCAGCTTCTTTCACGATGTTAGACTTTATTACTTGATTAAACAGTATATAAGCCGGGATATCTGCAAAGGTCCTTGCTTCTTGCAGAACCTTCAGGGTATCTTCTGTTGCCCATACATCGTAAACACTTGGGAGAACAGGTATTATCAAAGCTCCGTTTGATGCTGCAAGAATCGCGCTTCTGAAAACTGCACTATCTCTTCCCCCTACGTCGATAACTACAACATCAAAATTTTCAAAACCCTTAATGTCTTTGTGAATTGTGGGCTTTGTAATACCTATTGCTTTAATGTCGTCTTTTTCCCTGAGTGCCCTGAAGTTCAAACTACTTTCCTGGATATCCGCATCAATAAGTAGAACACTTTTTCCTCTGAGAGAATATCCTACGGCTAAATTACACGCAACAGTACTTTTCCCTACTCCTCCCTTCTGATTACCTACCACGATTACTTTCATAATGTTATTTATTTTAGCAATATTTATTAGATAAGTTAGCTAACTAAAACTGATTTCAATATTTGATTATATAGATATGCCGCTTTCTATCTTTGCTTATCTAACTTATGTTGTTTAACTAATAATGATAACTTTTATTACAAAGTTTACTAACCTTAGTTAGTTACTAAAAAGCTTGAAACATTATGGTAAATACTTTATCAATAAAACATATGTTTATGAGAATATTTAAAAAGAAGATAATCAAAACGCTTTTAGGCCATATTTTAGTAAGGAGAAAGAAGAGGAAAAACCTTACGGATTTGGTAGGGGCTATTAAAGGAGGAGATAGCTTTAACGCAGTTGAGGATAAGCATAAATTATATCAAGTTTGCTAGACAAATAGCTTTAGTGGTAACGGTTGTAGGCTTTGCGTGGTGGTACATGAGAACGATTCTAAAAAATTTTTGTTAAGTTTTTTTAGAAACTCAATAATATCTTTTTCTTCTCCCGCAGAAACTTCAAAACTTTTTAGAGGGTTCTCATACTTATTATGTTGTCATTGAATGTGTATAAAGATTTAGGGTTTACATTAGTACCTATATTAATGTATGAGAGCTTTATTAGAAAGCCTTGAAAACAGGTAAGGTTCTCATACCTATGGGAAAACTCTAAAAAATGTGAAATTCTTGAAAATCAAAATGGTTCTCATACTTATATGAGAATCTTCAAAAAACTCATTTTTTTGAGGAATTGTTAACCTCGGTTTACAACTTTTTATTTTTCTTCCGTGTAAACCTTTCTTAATCAAGTTTCAGAAAAGGGATTAAGGAGTCTAACTTTTTTGTTAAAAAGTTCCACCTCTTTATAAGGAGTGTCTTCACTAAGAACAATGGGGATGTTGTTATTAAGAGCGGAAGCTATTATTACTGCATCCCAAAATTGAAGGTAATATCTCTCTCTGAGAAAAATAGCAACTCTTAAGTCTTCACAATCTTCGTAAAGGATGTTGAACATTTTACTGATTCCCTTGATAATGCTATCTACTTCTTCGAAAGGTAAGCTATACTTTTCATGAGATATTCTGGCAAGTTCCTTGCATACTTGCGAGCTTATGTAAATTTTCCATCCATTATGCAATAGACCACTTATGTATTCCTGCAAAAATTTCTGTTTTATTTCATCTTTATCAATCCCGAAAAAATAGCCGAGCAAATTTGTATCTATTAAAACTTCCTTCTTCATGATACTCTTAACCTAAACTTTCCCTAAATTTAAGTCAAGTGTGTATAAAATCCGTGATTTACCAGCCTAATCATTATATCAATTATAAGTTGACAGGTAGGTAAACTGACATAGTATTTATTAGAGGAGGTTTAGAAAAATGGCTTTTCATATCCTACCTACTTTTGAGAGAGGAAATGAGAAAGGAGCTGTTATAGGGCGTGTAAAACACAGAAGGGAAAATCCATTAGAATACGAAATAAAGGTAGTAAAAAAAGGAAGTGTAAAAGTTTTTGTAGGAAATAAGGGAGTATTTGTTATAGAGGACGATTTAGCAAAAGAGATTATAAAAGCGTTATGGGAAAAATACGTCAGGGAAACCTACGGAAGAAGGAAGCCAAAAACGAATAAGGAAATAGTAGAACATCCGATAGAAGTGAGAGAAAGTTTTCTTATAAATTTCTTTAAAGAGAAAGGTTTTATCACTTCATTTAAGTCCTGTATGTATCTTATAGAAGGAACCAGTTCAGATGAATCAACTATTAAAGACTTAATACTTTTAACGAAAAAGATTAAAGAAAAGGTAACGAAAACAACATGAAGTCAACAAGCTCATACTAAAGGTGCAAACTTGAATCTGGAAGATTTTACTAATGGGAGAAAGTGTCGCTTCCGTTGTAAATGAACCTTTACAACTTCGCTTCTTAGTTCTCCTGAATTCGGGATAATTTTTGTTGTCCTAGTTCTTTTGTTAACATTTTTCCCAAGGGAAGTTTAAATCACCGTATCAGCTTATTAGGTATCTTGAATTTCAATCAGTTACGATTAACTTAAAAGATACGATGACGTATCAAAACGGTGTTGAAGTTTTACTTGAGGAATTTCTTGATTATCTAACAAAGGAAGAAACCATATGC
This is a stretch of genomic DNA from Aquifex aeolicus VF5. It encodes these proteins:
- a CDS encoding AAA family ATPase, which encodes MKVIVVGNQKGGVGKSTVACNLAVGYSLRGKSVLLIDADIQESSLNFRALREKDDIKAIGITKPTIHKDIKGFENFDVVVIDVGGRDSAVFRSAILAASNGALIIPVLPSVYDVWATEDTLKVLQEARTFADIPAYILFNQVIKSNIVKEAEETLRELAQQYSVGVLNSRLHSRVVYRNSVKEGKGVLEMNDKKAIEELESLINEISNIINIA
- a CDS encoding PIN domain-containing protein; protein product: MKKEVLIDTNLLGYFFGIDKDEIKQKFLQEYISGLLHNGWKIYISSQVCKELARISHEKYSLPFEEVDSIIKGISKMFNILYEDCEDLRVAIFLRERYYLQFWDAVIIASALNNNIPIVLSEDTPYKEVELFNKKVRLLNPFSET